A DNA window from Trichosurus vulpecula isolate mTriVul1 chromosome 2, mTriVul1.pri, whole genome shotgun sequence contains the following coding sequences:
- the LOC118839928 gene encoding olfactory receptor 14C36-like, producing the protein MSNFTTTVTEFLLMGFSDTRELQILYSLLFFLIYSAGLMGNLLIVIVTTFDRRLHTPMYFFLRNLSIVDACFISITIPQASVNCLVNNRAISVTGCATQVFLMVFISYVEFTLLTVMACDRYVAICHPLLYPVIMSPQVCVHMTVTCLFTGLLFAGFHTGYTFRLSFCQSNVIHQFFCDIPSLLKISCSETFSNMLSLLASALAIGGGCFVFITASYINIFSTVLKFPVKEDQRKAFSTCIPHIIVVSLFLISSSYVHLQPPSDSGSTKDIILSIFYCIVAPFLNPIIYSLRNKQIKEALRIIIKRKLSLKE; encoded by the coding sequence ATGTCTAACTTTACCACCACTGTGACTGAATTTCTTCTTATGGGGTTTTCTGACACCCGTGAGCTGCAGATTCtatattctttgcttttctttctcatttactcAGCAGGCTTGATGGGGAATCTCCTCATTGTCATTGTCACCACCTTTGACAGGAGACTTCATACccccatgtactttttccttAGGAATTTGTCCATTGTGGATGCCTGCTTCATATCAATAACAATTCCCCAAGCTTCTGTTAACTGCCTGGTGAACAACAGAGCTATCTCAGTTACTGGATGTGCAACTCAGGTATTCCTCATGGTATTTATTTCATATGTTGAGTTTACTTTGCTCACTGTGATGGCCTGTGATCGTTATGTTGCCATATGCCACCCACTTCTCTATCCAGTGATCATGAGTCCCCAAGTCTGTGTGCACATGACTGTAACATGCTTATTCACTGGGCTTTTGTTTGCAGGGTTCCATACTGGTTACACATTTCGATTGTCTTTCTGCCAATCTAATGTCATTCATCAGTTCTTCTGTGATATCCCCTCTCTACTCAAGATCTCTTGCTCAGAGACATTCAGCAATATGTTATCTTTGCTTGCTTCTGCTTTGGCGATTGGGGGTGGCTGCTTTGTCTTCATCACGGCATCTTATATTAACATATTTTCCACTGTGCTCAAATTTCCAGTGAAAGAAGACCAAAGAAAAGCCTTCTCTACTTGTATTCCCCACATCATTGTGGTTTCCTTGTTCCTTATTTCATCCTCTTATGTTCATCTACAACCACCTTCAGATTCTGGATCCACTAAAGATATAATCCTTTCCATATTCTATTGTATAGTAGCTCCCTTTCTGAACCCTATTATATATAGTCTACGGAATAAGCAGATAAAAGAGGCTTTAAGAATAATAATTAAGAGAAAGCTTTCTTTAAAGGAATAA
- the LOC118839900 gene encoding olfactory receptor 14C36-like → MCNFTTTVTEFLLMEFSDTRELQILYSLLFFLIYSTGLMGNLLIVIVTTFDRRLHTPMYFFLRNLSIVDACFISITLPQASVNSLVNNRAISVPGCAAQIFLVTFIAYVEFTLLTVMARDRYVAICQPLLYPVIMSPRACVQMTLTCLCTGLLYAGFHTGYTFQLSFCQSNVIHQFFCDIPSLLKISCSETFRHTLSLLDSALVIGVGCFIFITASYVSIFSTVLRFPVKEDQRKAFSTCVPHIVVVSLFLISVSYVHLQPPSDSGSIQDIILSIFYSIIPPFLNPIIYSLQNKQIKEALRIVMKRQLF, encoded by the coding sequence ATGTGTAACTTTACCACCACTGTGACTGAATTTCTCCTTATGGAGTTTTCTGACACCCGTGAGCTGCAGATCTtatattctttgcttttctttctcatttactcAACAGGCTTGATGGGGAATCTTCTCATTGTCATTGTCACCACCTTTGACAGGAGACTCCACACccccatgtactttttccttAGGAATCTGTCCATTGTGGATGCCTGCTTCATATCAATAACGCTTCCCCAAGCATCTGTTAACTCCCTGGTGAACAACAGAGCTATCTCGGTTCCTGGATGTGCAGCTCAGATATTCCTGGTGACTTTCATAGCATATGTTGAGTTTACTTTGCTCACTGTCATGGCCCGTGATCGTTATGTCGCCATATGCCAACCACTTCTCTATCCAGTGATCATGAGTCCCCGTGCCTGTGTGCAGATGACTTTAACATGCTTGTGCACTGGACTTTTGTATGCAGGTTTCCATACTGGTTACACGTTTCAATTGTCTTTCTGCCAATCCAATGTGATCCACCAATTCTTCTGTGATATCCCCTCCTTACTCAAGATCTCTTGCTCAGAGACATTCAGGCATACATTATCCTTACTTGACTCTGCTTTGGTGATCGGGGTTGGCTGCTTTATCTTCATCACTGCATCTTATGTTAGCATATTTTCCACTGTGCTCAGATTTCCAGTGAAAGAAGACCAAAGAAAAGCCTTCTCTACTTGTGTCCCTCATATCGTTGTGGTTTCTTTGTTCCTTATTTCAGTCTCTTATGTGCATCTACAACCACCTTCAGATTCTGGGTCCATTCAAGATATAATCCTTTCAATATTCTATTCCATAATTCCCCCCTTTCTAAATCCTATAATATACAGTCTACAGAATAAGCAGATAAAGGAGGCTTTAAGAATAGTAATGAAGAGACagcttttttaa